The following proteins come from a genomic window of Malus sylvestris chromosome 4, drMalSylv7.2, whole genome shotgun sequence:
- the LOC126619673 gene encoding uncharacterized protein LOC126619673, translated as MASSAMKGRAWTRKEDEALCKAYRWISEDSVRGISQTSEGVWTRVSKKYLEFYEGTIPPNTRNHESCSSRWKKHLHPSLNKWHQALLAAASRHESGANYYDEVRQAEELYMEGSSKPFQFHGCWEICKGWVLFEDPPQHRVDPLEAASPSVDMNEDGSPTIQQTRVENPTPSEISLPRPMGRNKARRLREKGKANADYAAQHEVAASFRLLAEQNAREAKERKCRHEERAKQIQEEMDDKNMERNTSNYTPMSKAYFDRKKKEWEREGKERMSVNKKDVGELRLIDRD; from the exons atggcctcatctgcaatgaaaggtagggcttggacccgaaaagaagatgaagctctttgcaaggcttatagatggatctcagaagatagtgtgagggggatttctcaaacaagtgaaggtgtttggactcgtgtgtctaaaaaatacttagagttctacgaaggcaccattccaccgaatacccgaaaccacgaaagttgttcttcaagatggaagaaacatcttcatccaagtttgaataaatggcatcaagcactattagcagcagcaagtagacatgaaagcggcgccaattactatgacgaa gtacgccaagcggaggaattgtatatggagggcagctcaaaaccctttcagtttcacggttgttgggaaatttgtaaagggtgggtgttatttgaagatccacctcaacatagagtGGATCCTTTGGAAGCTGCATCCCCATCTGtagatatgaatgaagatggatctcctaccattcaacaaacaagggtagaaaatccgacTCCGTCCGAAATTTCTTTACCTAGGCCtatgggacgaaacaaggcccgaaggttgagggaaaagggcaaggcaaatgctgattacgccgctcaacatgaagtggcAGCCTCATTTCGATTACtggcggagcaaaatgcccGTGAGGCGAAAGAAAGGAAGTGTAGACATGAAGAGcgagccaaacaaatacaagaagagatggatgataagaatatggaaaggaacacttcgaattacactccaatgagtaaggcctattttgataggaaaaaaaaagagtgggAGAGAGAGGGGAAGGAAAGGATGTCGGTGAACAAAAAGGATGTCGGTGAACTCCGGCTGATAGATCGAGATTGA
- the LOC126618899 gene encoding uncharacterized protein LOC126618899, with protein MGDVVSKAANVVGDLLEKAFLAPFKTMFNTSCEDVCSGPWDLICFIEHLCVSNLLRLLMISILCYITLLFFYLLFKLGIFQCVGKSLCKLCWAACETYWFALEDITCFLWYKLRNTRRIDRRRHRHRRRYQFRDIEQGFSSSEENNLWDNYHNLNVSRKRKSVSRRRKDRLQNSIYPSSRHGTRSHRHVRLKSRGRSIRVVGRSQRVRSSRRLQLSKVRNVRRQARTSKRRRIK; from the exons ATGGGGGATGTCGTTAGTAAAGCTGCAAATGTGGTCGGCGATCTACTTGAGAAAGCATTTTTGGCTCCATTTAAGACTATGTTCAATACCTCTTGCGA GGATGTTTGTTCAGGACCTTGGGATTTGATTTGTTTCATTGAGCACCTTTGTGTCTCCAATCTGTTGAGACTGTTAATGATATCGATCCTCTGCTACATAA cTTTGTTGTTCTTTTATCTATTATTCAAGCTGGGAATCTTCCAATGCGTTGGAAAAAGTCTATGTAAATTGTGTTGGGCTGCATGTGAGACGTATTGGTTTGCATTGGAAGATATTACTTGTTTCTTGTGGTACAAGCTAAGGAACACTAGGAGGATAGACCGACGTCGCCACCGCCATCGCCGCCGCTACCAATTTCGAGACATAGAACAAGGCTTCAGTTCGAGTGAAGAAAATAACTTGTGGGATAACTATCATAACTTAAACGTCAGTAGAAAGCGGAAGTCAGTCAGCAGGAGAAGAAAGGACAGGCTGCAGAACTCGATTTACCCTTCAAGTAGGCATGGTACTCGCAGCCATCGCCATGTAAGGTTAAAGTCTAGGGGAAGGTCTATTCGTGTTGTGGGCAGGTCTCAAAGGGTGAGAAGTTCTAGACGTCTTCAATTAAGCAAGGTGAGAAATGTTAGAAGGCAAGCCAGAACTTCGAAGAGGAGGAGAATTAAATGA
- the LOC126618896 gene encoding uncharacterized protein LOC126618896, with the protein MPLQTSALALGSASSKLFTTGDAIAFCNNGSKSRLLNHINFSRHSQKSHCKRRCSVYASSRVSDTQHSGLVQDSAASAEALQDARRSADWKVAKAYSDSGLIYEGMVEGYNGGGLLIKFHSLVGFLPFPQLSPSHFCKERGKGLQEIAKGLPGSLISMKVIQADEENKKLIFSEKEAVWSKFSEQISVGDVFEARVGSMEDYGAFVHLRFPDGLYHLTGLVHVSEVSWDLVQDIRDILTEGDDVRVKIINIDREKSRITLSIKQLEEDPLLETLDKVIPQDGSVDPDSLSTSTSTSNDIEPLPGLASILEELVQEDGIDDVRISRQGFEKRVVSQDLQLWLSNSPAINRKFTLLARAGRQVQEIQLTTTLDQEGIKKALQHVLERVP; encoded by the exons ATGCCACTGCAAACAAGTGCACTGGCTCTGGGTTCAGCCTCCTCTAAGCTCTTTACTACCGGCGATGCCATTGCCTTCTGCAACAATGGCAGTAAGTCTCGTCTGTTGAACCACATCAACTTCTCAAGGCATTCCCAAAAGTCTCACTGCAAGAGAAGATGTTCGGTTTACGCGTCGAGCAGAGTCTCCGACACCCAACATTCCGGACTGGTTCAGGACTCGGCTGCCTCTGCAGAGGCCCTCCAAGACGCTCGG AGATCTGCTGATTGGAAGGTAGCAAAGGCTTATAGTGACAGTGGATTGATCTATGAGGGCATGGTTGAAGGATATAATGGTGGAGGTTTGCTGATTAAGTTTCATTCCCTAGTGGGGTTTCTTCCATTTCCACAGTTGAGCCCATCACATTTTTGCAAAG AACGGGGAAAAGGCCTCCAAGAGATTGCAAAAGGTTTACCTGGTTCACTTATATCCATGAAG GTGATCCAAGCAGACGAAGAGAACAAGAAACTAATTTTCTCAGAAAAGGAAGCTGTCTGGTCAAAGTTTTCTGAGCAAATTAGTGTTGGGGATGTTTTTGAAGCTAGGGTGGGTTCTATGGAGGATTATGGTGCATTTGTTCACCTGCGATTTCCTGATG GTCTTTATCATCTGACTGGACTAGTACATGTCTCAGAGGTTTCATGGGATTTAGTTCAGGATATAAGAGACATTTTAACTGAGGGTGACGACGTAAGGGTCAAGATTATTAATATCGATAG AGAAAAGTCAAGAATTACACTTTCCATTAAACAATTGGAGGAAGATCCGCTTCTAGAAACATTGGACAAAGTAATACCACAG GATGGCTCTGTAGATCCTGATTCTTTGAGCACTAGCACTAGCACTAGCAATGATATAGAACCTCTTCCAGGGCTTGCATCCATACTTGAAGAGCTAGTACAGGAAGATGG TATAGATGATGTGCGAATCAGTCGCCAGGGGTTTGAGAAAAGGGTGGTTTCACAGGACCTGCAGCTTTGGCTttcgaat TCACCGGCCATTAATCGGAAATTTACTCTCCTTGCTCGTGCGGGAAGGCAG GTTCAGGAAATACAACTGACGACAACACTTGATCAGGAAGGTATCAAAAAGGCCCTGCAGCATGTACTGGAGCGTGTGCCATAG
- the LOC126618891 gene encoding vacuolar-processing enzyme-like, whose amino-acid sequence MANQVYCVVLLSLTLLSLAIHGSLCFPEINEDNNGSPSTTAGKGKRWAVLVAGSNGYYNYRHQADICHAYQILKKGGLKDENIIVFMYDDIAYNSENPRKGVIINKPNGPDVYKGVPKDYTGTHVNARNLYAVILGDKSSLTGGSGKVLSSGPNDHVFIYYADHGSVGLLGMPSDRVYAKDLISVLQKKNASKGYKSMVFYIEACEAGSMFEGLLSSNLNIYATTASNAEESSYGTYCPGDLSVPAEFDTCLGDLYSISWMEDCDLSDLHKETLENQYQRVRRRTTNSHVMQYGDMSHKQELLFAYMGADLSIRSLTSTSDISSPSISRAVNQRDTKLLYLQQKLQRAPTGSQEKQDAQKQLLLEIAHRKNVDYSITKLGEVLFGHEKSSNVLMNVRPQGQPVVDNWDCFKNFLNIYEKYCGHLSVYGMKYTRAIANICNAGITTEKMVAASDQTCANKPNV is encoded by the exons ATGGCTAATCAAGTTTATTGTGTGGTTTTACTATCTCTTACTTTGTTAAGTTTGGCTATTCATGGAAGCTTGTGCTTCCCTGAAATTAATGAAGATAACAATGGCTCTCCAAGTACCACTGCTGGTAAGGGAAAAAGATGGGCAGTTCTTGTTGCAGGATCAAATGGTTACTACAACTATAGGCACCAG GCTGACATATGCCATGCGTACCAGATACTTAAAAAAGGAGGACTGAAAGACGAGAACATCATCGTTTTCATGTACGATGATATCGCGTACAACTCGGAAAATCCTCGAAAAGGTGTCATCATCAACAAGCCAAACGGACCTGATGTTTATAAAGGAGTTCCCAAG GATTATACAGGAACTCATGTTAACGCACGCAATCTCTATGCTGTAATTCTTGGAGACAAAAGTTCTCTTACCGGAGGAAGTGGCAAGGTTCTAAGTAGCGGTCCGAATGACCATGTTTTCATATATTATGCAGACCATGGTTCTGTAGGATTACTTG GGATGCCTAGTGATCGTGTTTATGCGAAAGATCTCATAAGTGTACTGCAGAAGAAGAATGCTTCTAAAGGTTACAAAAGCATG gtatTTTACATTGAAGCTTGCGAGGCAGGGAGCATGTTTGAGGGCCTCCTTTCAAGTAATCTGAATATTTATGCTACCACCGCATCGAATGCAGAAGAGAGTAGTTATGGAACATATTGTCCCGGTGACCTATCAGTTCCTGCCGAGTTTGATACTTGTTTGGGAGACTTGTATAGCATTTCCTGGATGGAGGATTG TGACTTAAGTGATTTGCATAAAGAAACTTTGGAGAATCAATATCAAAGG GTTCGGAGAAGAACAACTAATTCGCATGTTATGCAGTACGGAGATATGAGTCATAAACAGGAGCTCCTCTTTGCTTACATGGGTGCAGATCTTTCTATTCGTAGCCTTACTTCCACCAGCGATATCTCTTCACCCTCAATCTCAAGGGCTGTTAACCAACGTGACACGAAGCTCCTCTACCTTCAGCAAAAG CTGCAAAGAGCTCCTACTGGATCTCAAGAGAAACAGGATGCTCAGAAGCAGCTGCTGCTTGAAATTGCTCATAGGAAAAACGTGGACTATAGCATAACGAAACTGGGGGAGGTTTTGTTCGGACACGAGAAGAGCTCAAACGTTTTAATGAATGTTAGGCCACAGGGGCAACCTGTGGTAGATAATTGGGACTGCTTCAAGAACTTT TTGAATATTTATGAGAAGTACTGTGGACATTTATCTGTATACGGAATGAAGTACACGCGAGCTATAGCCAACATATGCAATGCTGGGATTACCACAGAGAAAATGGTTGCAGCATCTGATCAAACTTGTGCCAACAAACCCAATGTCTAG